In the Terriglobales bacterium genome, one interval contains:
- the garD gene encoding galactarate dehydratase produces the protein MEPLYIRVHERDNVAIIVNPEGLPAGTRFPDGLTLIENIPQAHKVALRELSRGEPVIRYGEIIGWASDAVKTGSWVREDLLVLPQPPPLDGLSLATAPPAAQPPLTGYSFEGFRNQDGSVGTKNILGITTTVQCVAPTVDYAVQRIKKEILPRFPNVDDVIAITHTYGCGVAIDAPGAEIPISTLKHISTHPNLGGAPLIVSLGCEKLQPERLFRAPDLGQLQVLNNDDPLLIRMQDERGFGEVVRAILSAAEKRLEQLNRRQRTTVPASELVVGSQCGGSDAFSGVTCNPAVGYAADLLVRAGATVMFSEVTEVRDAVHLLTPRAINEDVARALIREMKWYDDYLARGSADRSDNPTPGNKRGGLANVVEKALGSVAKAGTSALMAVAAQGEKVTAKGLVFAATPASDFICGTQQLASMNLHIFTTGEGSPYGLAMVPVIKVSSRTALAERWPDLIDIDAGRIATGTATIEEVGWEIFRFMLDVASGKKKTWADHWGLHNALAPFNPGPVT, from the coding sequence GTGGAACCTCTCTACATCCGCGTACATGAGCGTGATAACGTCGCGATCATCGTCAACCCCGAAGGACTGCCCGCCGGCACGCGCTTCCCTGATGGCCTCACGCTCATCGAAAACATTCCGCAGGCCCACAAGGTGGCGCTCCGCGAGCTGAGCCGCGGAGAACCTGTAATTCGCTACGGCGAGATCATCGGATGGGCGTCAGACGCTGTCAAAACAGGTTCCTGGGTGCGTGAAGACTTGCTTGTGTTGCCGCAACCTCCTCCACTCGATGGTCTGTCACTGGCTACTGCGCCGCCTGCAGCGCAGCCTCCTCTTACCGGCTACAGCTTTGAAGGCTTTCGCAATCAAGATGGCAGCGTTGGCACGAAAAATATTCTCGGCATCACCACGACTGTGCAATGCGTTGCCCCGACAGTAGATTATGCCGTTCAGCGAATCAAAAAAGAAATTTTGCCGCGCTTCCCTAACGTGGATGACGTCATCGCCATTACCCACACCTATGGTTGCGGCGTTGCCATTGACGCGCCCGGCGCTGAAATCCCTATCAGCACGCTGAAGCACATCAGCACACACCCTAATCTGGGAGGAGCGCCGCTGATCGTCAGCCTGGGCTGCGAAAAGCTTCAGCCGGAGCGCCTGTTTCGCGCGCCGGACCTCGGGCAGTTGCAGGTCTTGAACAACGACGATCCGTTGCTGATCCGCATGCAAGATGAACGCGGTTTCGGCGAAGTGGTACGCGCAATCCTGAGCGCCGCGGAAAAGCGGCTGGAGCAATTGAACCGGCGGCAGCGCACGACTGTGCCGGCATCGGAGCTGGTGGTCGGTTCGCAGTGCGGCGGCAGTGATGCCTTTTCTGGTGTCACCTGCAATCCGGCGGTTGGTTATGCCGCAGATCTGCTGGTGCGCGCCGGCGCGACGGTGATGTTTTCAGAAGTAACCGAGGTGCGCGACGCGGTCCACCTGCTCACGCCGCGCGCTATTAATGAGGATGTGGCCCGCGCCCTGATTCGCGAGATGAAGTGGTATGACGACTACCTGGCGCGCGGCTCGGCTGACCGCAGTGACAATCCGACGCCGGGCAACAAGCGCGGTGGACTGGCGAACGTGGTAGAAAAAGCGCTGGGTTCAGTCGCCAAGGCGGGCACTTCTGCGCTCATGGCGGTTGCAGCGCAGGGCGAGAAGGTCACAGCTAAAGGTTTGGTTTTTGCCGCTACTCCCGCAAGTGACTTCATCTGCGGAACACAACAGCTTGCCTCGATGAACCTTCATATTTTCACCACGGGTGAGGGAAGTCCCTATGGTTTGGCGATGGTGCCGGTAATCAAAGTTTCTTCGCGCACAGCATTGGCTGAGCGCTGGCCCGACCTGATTGATATTGACGCCGGCCGCATCGCTACAGGCACTGCCACAATAGAAGAGGTTGGGTGGGAGATATTCCGCTTTATGCTTGATGTGGCCAGCGGCAAGAAGAAAACCTGGGCCGACCACTGGGGGCTGCACAACGCGCTGGCGCCGTTCAATCCGGGGCCGGTGACGTAG